The Gammaproteobacteria bacterium genome has a window encoding:
- a CDS encoding DUF1456 family protein produces MTNNDILRRLRYTFDFSDSQMMRLFSQANHKVTRAQVSAWLKKDDDPGYQACRDIELATFLNGLINEVRGKREGPQPEPEQRLNNNIVFRKLKIALNLQSDDVLAVLALAGQRMSQHELSAFFRKPEHKHYRLCKDQVLRNFLKGLQLKEKPSDQVNEIS; encoded by the coding sequence GTGACTAATAATGATATTTTACGCCGTCTTCGCTATACCTTCGATTTCAGTGACTCTCAAATGATGCGGCTTTTTAGTCAGGCGAACCACAAGGTTACAAGGGCGCAGGTGAGTGCCTGGTTAAAAAAAGATGACGACCCGGGCTACCAAGCTTGTCGTGATATCGAGCTGGCTACTTTTCTCAACGGTCTGATTAATGAGGTGCGGGGCAAAAGAGAAGGGCCACAACCAGAGCCTGAACAACGGTTGAATAATAATATTGTTTTTAGAAAACTCAAAATCGCGCTGAATTTACAGAGTGATGATGTTTTGGCCGTGTTGGCGCTGGCGGGTCAGCGCATGAGCCAACATGAGTTGAGTGCTTTTTTTCGCAAGCCAGAGCATAAGCACTATCGCCTTTGCAAGGATCAGGTGTTGCGTAATTTTTTAAAAGGTTTGCAGCTTAAGGAGAAGCCATCTGATCAGGTCAACGAAATCAGCTGA
- the genX gene encoding EF-P lysine aminoacylase GenX, which translates to MVSGDVGWSPSATLENLKKRASILSEIRMFFTSRAVLEVETPILSRAALSDPSIESFSTRYVGPGVSQGRDFYLQTSPEFAMKRLLASGCGAIYQICKVFRQGESGQRHNPEFTMLEWYRPGWSHHQLMLEVEALVCELLAPYRDLAATERVTYQSAFLSHVGVDPFFATLDELKACAEGLGISISWKSGDTTRDEWLDLILSHAIEPHLGLGRLTFLCDYPPSQAALAVVRPGKPDVAERFELYLEGVELANGFHELVDAEEQRQRFEGDIVRRRESGLVQNPLDEAFLSALSSGMPPCAGVALGLDRLLMLACDVDSIEKVMAFDLSRS; encoded by the coding sequence ATGGTTTCTGGTGATGTTGGGTGGAGCCCTTCGGCGACACTCGAAAACCTGAAAAAAAGAGCATCTATTTTATCCGAAATACGTATGTTTTTTACGAGTCGTGCAGTGTTGGAGGTGGAGACACCTATTTTGAGTCGGGCGGCTCTGAGTGATCCATCCATTGAGAGCTTTAGCACTCGCTATGTTGGCCCAGGGGTTTCTCAGGGGCGGGATTTTTACCTTCAAACCTCGCCAGAGTTTGCTATGAAGCGGTTGCTCGCCTCCGGTTGTGGTGCCATTTATCAGATCTGCAAAGTGTTTCGTCAAGGGGAGAGTGGGCAGCGCCATAATCCTGAGTTTACGATGTTGGAGTGGTATCGGCCTGGCTGGAGCCACCATCAATTAATGCTCGAAGTCGAAGCTTTGGTGTGTGAGCTGTTAGCACCGTATCGTGATTTGGCAGCCACTGAAAGGGTGACTTATCAAAGCGCTTTCTTAAGCCATGTGGGTGTGGATCCATTTTTTGCGACCCTTGATGAGTTGAAGGCGTGTGCTGAAGGGTTGGGTATTTCAATATCGTGGAAGAGTGGCGATACAACCCGGGATGAGTGGCTTGATTTGATTTTAAGCCACGCGATCGAGCCGCATCTGGGGCTAGGGAGGCTGACATTTTTATGTGATTACCCGCCTTCACAGGCAGCGCTTGCGGTTGTCAGGCCGGGAAAGCCGGATGTAGCTGAGCGCTTTGAACTTTATCTGGAAGGTGTTGAGCTGGCGAACGGTTTTCATGAGCTGGTGGATGCAGAAGAACAGCGGCAGCGCTTTGAGGGTGATATTGTTCGGCGGCGTGAATCGGGTTTGGTGCAAAACCCGTTGGACGAGGCATTTCTTTCAGCTTTATCGTCAGGAATGCCCCCCTGTGCTGGAGTTGCACTGGGGCTGGATCGTTTGCTGATGTTGGCCTGTGATGTGGATTCGATAGAAAAGGTGATGGCCTTTGATCTGTCGAGATCCTAG
- the efp gene encoding elongation factor P, with translation MATYSTNEFRGGLKIMLDGDPCAVIENEFVKPGKGQAFNRVKIRNLKTGRVVERTFKSGESVEAADVMDTDMQYLYTDGEFWYFMDANTFEQIGASESAVAGTKQWLKEQDTYTLTLWNDAPISVTPPNFVDLAVTETDPGVRGDTSGGGGKPATLETGAVVRVPLFINIGDVLKVDTRSGEYVSRAKD, from the coding sequence ATGGCTACATACAGTACTAATGAATTTCGTGGCGGCCTGAAGATCATGCTTGATGGTGACCCTTGTGCGGTTATCGAGAATGAATTTGTAAAGCCGGGGAAAGGGCAGGCATTTAATCGCGTGAAGATTCGTAACTTGAAAACGGGTCGGGTGGTTGAGCGTACTTTTAAGTCAGGCGAGAGTGTTGAGGCGGCAGATGTTATGGATACTGATATGCAGTATCTCTATACGGATGGTGAGTTTTGGTATTTTATGGATGCCAATACTTTTGAGCAAATTGGTGCGTCTGAATCAGCCGTTGCGGGTACCAAGCAGTGGTTGAAAGAGCAGGATACCTACACATTGACGTTGTGGAATGATGCCCCTATTTCTGTTACACCGCCAAATTTTGTGGATCTGGCGGTAACTGAGACGGATCCTGGCGTTCGAGGTGATACTTCGGGTGGCGGTGGTAAGCCTGCAACATTGGAGACGGGGGCCGTTGTTCGCGTACCTCTCTTTATCAATATTGGTGATGTACTGAAAGTGGATACTCGCTCAGGCGAGTATGTTTCACGCGCAAAGGATTGA
- the epmB gene encoding EF-P beta-lysylation protein EpmB: protein MITRTSPICQVPAWQSELAKAIRDPKTLLNRLNLSHHQLAERYQACKQFPLRVTESYLSRMRPGDPNDPLLLQILPRGEELDLIDGYGVDPVGDDASTKAPGLLHKYSGRCLLITTAACAIHCRYCFRRHFPYQASRLDEESLTQAMAYIADDSRLSEVILSGGDPLSLSDERLEQIITKLNTIPHLKRLRIHTRQPIALPSRVTDGLLRALNQSRLQQVMVLHFNHANEFDHEVERAMKKLSSCDITLLNQSVLLKGVNDSVSSLKALSEKLFEQQIIPYYLHLLDKTSGAAHFDTPIKQARQLYKGLRAELPGYLVPTLVQEQAGEPNKTVIT, encoded by the coding sequence ATGATAACGCGAACAAGCCCAATATGTCAGGTCCCCGCATGGCAAAGTGAACTTGCCAAGGCAATTCGAGATCCCAAGACACTCCTCAACCGACTAAACCTCAGCCACCATCAGCTTGCTGAGAGATACCAGGCGTGCAAGCAATTCCCTCTGCGCGTCACCGAAAGCTATCTTTCACGCATGCGCCCAGGTGACCCCAACGATCCGCTATTACTCCAAATATTGCCACGAGGAGAGGAGCTTGACCTGATCGATGGCTACGGTGTTGACCCCGTGGGTGACGATGCATCAACGAAAGCCCCAGGCTTGCTGCACAAATATTCGGGCCGCTGCCTGTTAATCACCACAGCAGCTTGCGCAATACATTGCCGATACTGCTTTCGTCGCCACTTTCCATATCAGGCATCGCGGTTAGATGAAGAGTCACTCACACAAGCCATGGCATATATTGCAGACGATAGCCGTTTAAGTGAAGTTATTCTTAGCGGCGGAGATCCCCTATCGCTCAGTGACGAGCGACTCGAGCAGATCATAACCAAACTCAACACCATCCCCCACCTCAAGCGCCTGCGCATACACACACGCCAGCCCATTGCACTGCCCAGCCGCGTCACCGACGGGCTACTGAGAGCCCTGAACCAGAGTCGCTTACAACAGGTGATGGTTCTTCACTTCAACCACGCCAACGAATTTGATCACGAAGTGGAGCGCGCCATGAAAAAGCTCTCCAGCTGCGACATCACCCTACTTAATCAAAGCGTACTGCTGAAGGGGGTCAACGACTCAGTCTCATCACTCAAAGCGCTCAGTGAAAAACTATTTGAGCAGCAGATCATCCCGTACTACCTCCACTTACTGGATAAAACATCGGGTGCCGCACACTTTGACACTCCGATTAAACAGGCGAGGCAACTGTACAAGGGACTCAGAGCGGAACTCCCAGGCTATTTAGTACCCACCCTGGTTCAGGAGCAAGCAGGAGAGCCGAACAAAACAGTGATAACGTGA
- a CDS encoding replication-associated recombination protein A: PSFELNNALLSRARVYVLKSLTHHDIRQIIDRALNDKTRGLGHRKLQIPHEQREQIAQAADGDGRRSLNLLEIAVSLAEWRDDVEVIEQPTLNEVLSGGLRRFDKGGEAFYDQISAMHKSMRGSNPDACLYWMARMLDGGCDPLYLARRIVRMASEDIGNADPRALQLAMNAWDVQERLGSPEGELAIAQALVYLAVAPKSNAVYKAYNAARADVKNQGSIEVPVHLRNAPTKLMKELGYGKAYRYAHDEPHGYAAGENYFPEEMGARHYYQPVARGMEQKITEKLNFLKELDAQALKK; this comes from the coding sequence CCCTCATTTGAGCTGAATAACGCACTGTTGTCGCGGGCACGGGTCTATGTGCTGAAATCACTCACTCACCACGATATCCGACAAATTATCGACCGTGCACTTAACGATAAAACACGCGGTCTGGGGCATCGTAAATTACAAATACCCCATGAGCAGCGTGAGCAGATAGCGCAAGCGGCTGATGGTGATGGTCGCCGCTCATTAAATCTTCTGGAGATTGCAGTCAGCCTTGCGGAGTGGCGAGATGATGTTGAGGTGATCGAGCAACCCACCTTGAACGAAGTACTCTCCGGTGGTCTGCGTCGTTTTGATAAGGGCGGTGAAGCCTTTTATGATCAAATATCGGCAATGCATAAATCGATGCGTGGCTCTAATCCCGATGCCTGCCTCTACTGGATGGCACGGATGCTGGATGGGGGCTGTGATCCGCTCTATCTCGCCCGCCGAATTGTTCGTATGGCATCGGAAGATATCGGTAATGCCGACCCACGGGCGCTACAATTAGCGATGAATGCATGGGATGTGCAGGAGCGCCTTGGTTCTCCAGAGGGTGAGCTTGCTATCGCTCAGGCGCTGGTCTACCTCGCAGTAGCCCCCAAAAGCAACGCAGTATACAAAGCCTATAATGCCGCAAGAGCGGATGTGAAAAACCAAGGCTCTATCGAAGTGCCGGTTCACCTTCGAAATGCGCCTACCAAGCTGATGAAGGAGCTGGGTTATGGTAAAGCCTACCGCTATGCCCACGACGAACCGCACGGTTATGCCGCAGGAGAAAACTACTTTCCTGAAGAGATGGGTGCTCGCCATTACTATCAGCCCGTCGCACGAGGAATGGAACAGAAAATCACTGAAAAACTCAACTTTCTGAAAGAGCTGGATGCACAGGCACTAAAAAAATAA
- the asd gene encoding archaetidylserine decarboxylase (Phosphatidylserine decarboxylase is synthesized as a single chain precursor. Generation of the pyruvoyl active site from a Ser is coupled to cleavage of a Gly-Ser bond between the larger (beta) and smaller (alpha chains). It is an integral membrane protein.), with protein sequence MKQDESTATLIDYLKAAPLYLLPQHLLSRAMLALTRIRFAPFKNMHIRWFAKQFNIDMNEAKQPELTAYPTFNHFFTRELREDAREIITGNNRFACPVDGAISQAETINNGRIYQAKGHDYTLKALVGGDPQLAETFNNGRFATIYLSPKDYHRIHMPCDATLTQMLHVPGRLFSVNTASAKVIPGLFARNERVVALFETEHGPMAMILVGAIFVGSIETVWHGVVTPPSRHNVKQWHYEGEQRVSLTKGEEMGRFNMGSTVIMLFANPEIELADNIQAGETVRLGELLAEHPQQSQQN encoded by the coding sequence ATGAAACAAGACGAATCAACAGCTACGCTCATTGACTACCTTAAGGCGGCACCGCTCTATCTTCTGCCGCAACATCTACTCTCAAGAGCGATGTTAGCACTCACCCGAATCCGCTTTGCCCCCTTCAAAAATATGCATATTCGCTGGTTTGCCAAACAGTTTAATATCGACATGAATGAAGCGAAACAGCCTGAGCTAACAGCTTATCCCACCTTCAACCACTTCTTCACCCGAGAGCTTAGAGAAGATGCACGGGAGATTATCACGGGCAACAATCGATTCGCATGCCCTGTAGATGGCGCTATTAGCCAGGCGGAAACCATTAATAACGGTCGAATTTATCAAGCCAAAGGGCATGACTACACCCTGAAAGCATTAGTCGGCGGAGACCCACAGCTCGCCGAAACATTCAACAACGGACGCTTTGCCACCATCTACCTCTCGCCTAAAGATTACCACCGCATCCACATGCCTTGTGATGCAACATTGACGCAGATGCTGCACGTTCCAGGTCGGCTATTCAGCGTAAACACGGCATCAGCCAAAGTCATCCCCGGATTGTTTGCACGTAATGAGCGGGTAGTCGCACTGTTTGAGACCGAACACGGCCCGATGGCGATGATCCTTGTGGGGGCTATTTTTGTCGGCAGCATCGAGACCGTATGGCACGGCGTGGTAACCCCTCCTTCACGCCACAATGTTAAGCAGTGGCATTATGAAGGCGAACAGAGAGTCTCTCTTACAAAGGGAGAGGAGATGGGGCGCTTTAATATGGGGTCAACTGTCATTATGTTGTTTGCCAACCCCGAAATAGAGCTTGCTGACAACATTCAAGCTGGTGAAACCGTCCGGTTAGGAGAGTTACTTGCGGAACACCCTCAGCAAAGCCAGCAGAATTGA
- a CDS encoding DUF3330 domain-containing protein — MSDPKLKPEEPEVLACKICMEEIPKDLAKREEGAEYVYHFCGQACFEKWGKQKPD, encoded by the coding sequence ATGAGCGACCCAAAACTTAAGCCGGAAGAACCCGAAGTACTCGCCTGTAAAATCTGCATGGAAGAGATTCCAAAAGATTTGGCAAAACGCGAAGAGGGGGCTGAATATGTTTACCATTTTTGTGGCCAAGCGTGCTTTGAAAAATGGGGAAAACAGAAGCCAGACTAG
- the hemH gene encoding ferrochelatase, whose translation MKYKSEISPHNRQARVGVLLLNLGTPDAPTPSALRRYLAEFLWDPRVVEMSRPLWWLILHGIILRTRPKRSARAYQTIWTEQGAPLLVTSQQQVESLQARLQEEVSPHFVVELGMRYGNPSIVSALARLKEANVQRLVVLPLYPQYSAATTASCFDVIYQELQRWRWIPELRFINGYADHPAYISALAGSIERAWQAESRSDLLIFSFHGTPQRYFEAGDPYYCFCQKTARLVAERLGLEAASYEVTFQSRFGKEPWLQPYTDEVLAALPAKGVKRVAVVCPGFSVDCLETIEEIDVENREIFLTAGGDSFQYVPALNASTHHIDMMFKLLLQHTVGWPLSEQNKLAE comes from the coding sequence ATGAAATACAAAAGTGAAATCTCTCCTCATAATCGCCAGGCGAGGGTGGGGGTGTTGTTGTTGAACCTAGGTACGCCGGATGCGCCGACTCCCTCGGCACTGCGCCGTTACCTGGCTGAGTTTTTGTGGGATCCCCGTGTTGTTGAAATGTCGCGGCCGCTCTGGTGGCTGATTCTCCACGGCATTATATTACGCACACGTCCCAAGAGGTCAGCACGCGCTTACCAAACGATCTGGACTGAGCAGGGCGCCCCACTGTTGGTGACTTCTCAGCAGCAGGTAGAGAGCTTGCAGGCACGATTGCAAGAGGAGGTTTCACCTCATTTTGTTGTAGAGCTTGGGATGCGTTATGGTAATCCATCCATTGTTTCTGCTTTGGCGCGACTAAAAGAGGCTAATGTCCAGCGCCTTGTGGTGCTACCGCTCTATCCGCAATATTCAGCGGCGACGACAGCCTCCTGTTTTGATGTTATCTATCAGGAACTACAGCGCTGGCGCTGGATCCCGGAGCTGCGCTTTATCAATGGCTATGCTGATCATCCGGCCTATATTTCGGCACTGGCGGGGAGCATCGAGCGCGCTTGGCAGGCGGAGTCGCGCAGTGATCTGCTAATATTCTCTTTCCACGGTACGCCGCAACGCTATTTTGAGGCGGGTGATCCCTACTACTGCTTTTGTCAGAAAACGGCCCGCTTAGTTGCCGAACGCCTGGGGTTGGAAGCAGCGTCTTATGAGGTGACTTTTCAATCCCGCTTTGGCAAAGAGCCGTGGTTACAGCCTTATACAGATGAAGTATTGGCCGCTCTACCGGCTAAAGGTGTCAAGCGCGTGGCGGTCGTCTGTCCAGGCTTCTCCGTCGACTGTCTGGAGACGATTGAGGAGATAGATGTGGAGAACCGTGAGATTTTTCTTACAGCGGGTGGCGACTCATTTCAGTATGTTCCGGCGCTAAATGCTTCTACTCATCATATTGACATGATGTTTAAGTTACTTCTTCAGCATACTGTGGGTTGGCCGTTATCGGAACAGAATAAATTGGCAGAGTGA
- a CDS encoding bifunctional diguanylate cyclase/phosphodiesterase: MKKNTLNLLMWEHEQEQREQYINILKNAGFAVRDRSVSDSDALQDAFSEKVWDVFIINTTAIDLPPLTLQQQTSIQQPNLITVYLCQKERCEATHALYMAGATQIIEHDQIKVLEVLLPRMISAHTLQNQLYHAQQKTEEEQQRNRILMDSSRDAIAYIQDGMHAYTNTSYLEMFDLIEQDELDSTPLLDLIDKASRDEVKSILRQLSRQELAHATLNCTAIKGTQRLNVSIDFTEALLEGEPSIQLVIQDQSYDEELNQKLLELSNKDLVTNLNNRGHFIEQLKVFIADPAAWDELPHAIFLIKLDNYPELQQQLGIAGCDMILRDITDIIQPILKNASNLARFADEMFACHHPISSETEINQLCQEICSAIASAHFLIDDQEIITSVSIGYTPLKNREHSAEKVLVELERACNSAHQAGGNRMQMPHDTVPDKAESSCDTDLIKTALKENGFRLVFQPIVSLHATPGERYQVLLRMVNSENEEITPRDFFPAAAEEPGLMKMFDRWVIVNSINTLIKQRQQGKKLQLFIKLSEESLLDPETIKWISKYLRDSRIPGDNLIFELDQEHVLNHKKESEAFISMINQLHCLTAIGHVLGLPESIDYLTRLKAHFLKIDGSLIGTLVNDKGAQEMTKKISEMAQTNNMQTIAEFVHDANTLAVLWQSGVNFVQGYYLQQPDREMHYNFEE, translated from the coding sequence TTGAAAAAGAATACCCTTAACCTTCTTATGTGGGAACATGAGCAGGAGCAGCGTGAACAGTACATCAACATCCTCAAAAACGCCGGATTTGCAGTAAGAGATCGATCAGTAAGCGATAGCGATGCGCTACAAGATGCCTTTTCTGAAAAGGTTTGGGATGTATTCATAATCAACACCACCGCAATCGACCTGCCACCGCTAACGCTACAACAGCAAACCAGCATACAACAGCCCAACCTCATTACCGTCTACCTTTGCCAAAAAGAGCGTTGCGAGGCGACCCATGCACTCTATATGGCGGGTGCTACCCAGATTATCGAACACGATCAAATCAAGGTTCTTGAGGTACTACTCCCGAGAATGATCAGTGCCCACACCCTGCAAAATCAACTGTACCATGCCCAGCAAAAAACAGAAGAGGAGCAGCAACGAAATCGTATATTGATGGATAGCTCCCGTGATGCCATCGCTTACATTCAAGATGGAATGCATGCCTATACCAACACCTCATACCTAGAAATGTTCGACCTTATAGAGCAGGATGAACTCGACAGCACACCACTGCTAGACCTGATTGATAAGGCCTCTCGCGATGAAGTAAAAAGCATCCTACGGCAACTTAGCCGGCAAGAGCTGGCTCACGCCACGCTCAACTGCACCGCGATCAAGGGGACACAACGGCTTAATGTCAGTATCGATTTCACAGAAGCACTGCTAGAAGGCGAGCCTAGTATCCAACTGGTGATACAGGACCAGAGTTACGATGAAGAGCTGAACCAGAAACTACTGGAGCTGAGCAACAAAGACCTTGTCACCAACTTAAATAACCGTGGCCATTTTATTGAGCAGTTAAAAGTATTCATAGCAGACCCTGCTGCATGGGATGAACTCCCTCACGCGATATTTCTCATCAAACTTGACAACTACCCCGAGCTACAACAGCAGCTTGGTATCGCTGGTTGTGACATGATTCTACGAGATATCACCGACATCATTCAGCCGATACTTAAGAATGCCAGCAACTTGGCGCGCTTTGCTGATGAGATGTTTGCCTGCCATCACCCAATATCGTCAGAAACCGAAATCAACCAGCTCTGTCAAGAGATATGCAGTGCGATTGCCAGCGCTCACTTTCTAATTGATGATCAAGAGATAATAACCTCCGTCAGCATTGGTTATACGCCACTTAAAAACAGAGAGCACTCCGCAGAGAAAGTATTAGTCGAACTGGAGCGTGCCTGCAACAGCGCGCACCAAGCGGGAGGCAACCGGATGCAGATGCCTCATGACACCGTACCGGATAAAGCCGAAAGTAGCTGCGATACAGACCTGATTAAAACCGCACTTAAAGAGAATGGCTTCAGGTTAGTTTTTCAGCCCATCGTCAGCCTGCATGCCACACCGGGTGAGCGCTACCAAGTACTACTGCGTATGGTAAACAGTGAAAATGAAGAGATCACACCCCGTGATTTTTTCCCAGCTGCCGCAGAAGAGCCGGGTTTGATGAAAATGTTTGATCGCTGGGTCATTGTTAACAGCATCAACACGCTAATCAAACAACGTCAGCAAGGCAAAAAGTTACAACTTTTCATCAAACTATCCGAAGAGTCACTGCTGGATCCAGAGACCATCAAATGGATCAGTAAATACCTCCGGGATTCACGTATCCCCGGTGACAACTTAATCTTTGAACTCGACCAAGAGCACGTTCTAAATCATAAAAAAGAGTCTGAAGCCTTTATCAGTATGATCAATCAACTCCACTGTCTCACCGCCATAGGGCATGTTCTGGGGCTTCCAGAATCAATTGATTACCTTACCCGCCTTAAAGCTCATTTTCTTAAAATTGATGGATCACTCATAGGCACACTGGTCAATGACAAAGGCGCGCAAGAGATGACTAAAAAAATATCGGAGATGGCACAAACCAACAATATGCAAACCATCGCAGAGTTTGTGCATGATGCCAATACCTTGGCCGTGCTTTGGCAGAGTGGTGTCAACTTTGTCCAAGGATACTACTTGCAGCAGCCTGATCGGGAGATGCACTACAATTTTGAAGAGTAA